The genomic window CCGTACTTTTTAGGAATGTTATTCATAATTTCGAATAATTCGTTAACAGTCTCCGCACGTAGCATGGCGATCCGTGTTTGCTTGAAATCGGTAATACCTTTGAAGAGTGGAGTAGCTGCCAGATGACGGCGAATATGTAAGATTCCCCTACGCTCGTCCAATCGTTCCACGCTTTGCTCCACTTGTTTTTTTAGGATATCCAGATACCAAGAGAAAGGCTCTTGTGGCAATAATTCCCCGGTCGTAAGATAGTGTTTTACCTCCCGGAAGATCCAAGGGCGGCCTATGCTAGCCCTACCGATCATTACGGCGTCTACGCCATAGTCCTCGAAACGCTGCTTGCATATCTCGGCGGAAGTCACGTCGCCATTCCCGATGATAGGGATTTGCATGCGAGGGTTATTTTTTACGGCACGGATCAAGGTCCAATCCGCCTCGCCCGTGTACATTTGCGCCCGTGTACGTCCGTGGATGGAGAGGGCGGCGATACCGCAATCCTGTAGTTGCTCGGCCAGATCCACGATAACGCGGTTGTCGGCATCCCATCCCAAACGGGTTTTCACGGTGACGGGGATGTTCACGGCTTTCACCACCTCTCTCGTGATCTCCAGCATCAACGGGATATTGCGTAGCATGCCGGCTCCGGCTCCCTTGCCCGCTACTTTCTTTACGGGGCAACCAAAGTTTATATCTAAAATATCCGGACGAGCTTCCTCGCAAATACGTGCGGCCTCTACCATCGAGGCTACGTCCTTGCCGTAAATCTGGATAGCGACCGGACGCTCATCATCGGAGACATTTAGTTTTTGCTGTGTTTTGTTCACACTGCGGATCAACGCGTCGCTCGATACGAACTCCGTATATACCATGTCCGCTCCGAAGCGTTTGCACATCAAACGAAACGAGATATCCGTCACGTCCTCCATAGGCGCCAAGAATACCGGACGCTCCCCTAAATCTATTGAACCAATCTTCATACCTTCTGTTTGCTAACTAAATAGAGATTACAAAAGTACTTCTTTTTGGGGAATAATTTTTACATCTCGTAAGATGATCGGTAGATGGAACAGGTGTTTTTAATAATCCGGATCATTTATGATATATTGATAGAGCTCGGATTGCCCCGCTTTATTTAGGATCTTGTGCTTCTCCAACTGGAACTTCAACTGATCCAAACCAAGGGTACCGAAGCCCGGCATATCCAATAATGAGTCGAGGCCTTTTTTCTTCGCGTAGCGTAACAGATCTTCTATGGTTTCTATTTCCAGCTTCGCGAGGCACTTGCGGATATAGGGAGACAAGGTGAGGTTAGTGATGGGTTGGCATATCCGTTTGGCGGCACTTTGGGGTATGGAGACGAGTGATCGGGGAGATTCGATATACAAACCGCTTTCAAGTGCCTTTTTGTACAGGCTTTTCAACTCGTATTCCATATTCCTGTTCTCGAGCCGTAAACGCTCTATCTCCAGATCCTGATACTTGATTGTTTTCTTATATTCAGCCAGAAATCCGGTGCTCTCTTGTAATCGGAGTACTATGTTTTTATACCGGTAGCACAATCTGTCGTAGGATATATCGCAACGTTTGGCTACATCCTGCATTTTGGTGCCCGAGGTTATTTCCGTGAATATGTATCGATCTTGTTTGTCGTGTATGAATGTAGCTAGTTCGGCGGTAATTTGTTTAAGGAGGGGAGAGATGTTTTTAAGGGATCGAAGGCAGAACAGGAAATCATCGTGTTGGGCGATGATCTCGTCGGCCTCTTCTTTCTTGTCTTCGATGATCAGTTGCAGGTATAGTTTCTGTATTCCCAGATGCTCGATATGGGAGATGAATTCACGCAGGTTGGCCAGATCCACGAGGCGACTGTCTCTCGTCACGGAGTAAGAGGTTATTTTATGGCTTTTGGCCCAATATTGGATATCTTCGCTGGGGAAACCCGTGATACGGGCGGCCTCTTCTATGGTAATAAGTTCAGGCATATTGAAATAAGGTTATATTACGAGTAATAGGTTTTCTGTTTAGTTAAAATACGGAATTTAGCATCGATCGATAAAGGCAAATAGATCACGTATTCCTGTTTCATCTCAATTATGAAATGAGTGGTATTATAGCATACTCCCTTTATATCACTGTATTTACGTATAATACTATGAACGTGGAATTCCTTCTCATTACAATAAAATTCTAATTCAGGGAAATACTTGCTAAAACAAGTATCGTAAAAAATAAAAAGATTCTGAATCTCTTCAAGGCTACAAACGTCCATACGCCAATTGTTTTATAGTTAATAATAGATTAAAAGGTCAAGACAATTTATAAAGGATGTCCTTCGTGAGGGCGGGCGTTATATGGCTTTATGTAGAGTTGTGGTCCTTTCCTTATTAAAGGAAAGGGCGATTGGCTGAACTTTTAATTGATCGAAGGTTCGGCAAAGACCCGACGAAGAATAAAAGTCAGCCGCACGCTCCCTTTATTTGTATACACTCATAGTTCCTAAAGTAACGTCAGTTTCCACTATAAGTAACGCCAGTTTCATCCGGTTGAAACTACAGTTTCCTAAGCGAGAAATAGAAGGAAGCTGCAATAGGTTTATAGACAGTACTTTATATTATCTTCCCATCATCTTTCATTAACTCCCATATACCTTGTTCAAGAATCTCTTGCAGGGAATGGTCTTGAAGTATCTCTTGATAGATGGAATATTTGTCTGCGCAAAAAATAAATCGCTGAATTCATGTGTCTTAAATTATTTCACATCTTTTGCCTGTCTTTCCTCTTTCTGTGGCCTGTGGGTCGTTTATAAGAAATCTTCTCAAATATTATTCGTACCTTTGCTACCGTAATATTAAAATATATAACCTTGAAAAAGAAGGATTTTGAAATAATGGCGCCTGTCGGTTCCTATGAATCGTTGATGGCGGCTATACAAGGAGGGGCCGACTCCATTTATTTCGGTATCGAAGGATTGAATATGCGTTCTCGCTCGTCGAATAATTTCACGACGGAGGATTTGCGTAAGATCGTCGCTATTTGCGGCGAACATGGTATCAAGAGTTATCTCACGGTTAATACGGTTATTTATGGTGAGGATCTTCCGTTGATGAGGGAGATTATAGATGCCGCTAAGGATGCGGGTGTCTCCGCCATTATCGCCGCCGATGTAGCCGCTATGAGTTACGCAAATAGCATCGGGCAAGAGGTGCACTTATCCACGCAATTGAATATCTCGAACGTGGAGGCGTTGAAGTTTTACGCCCGCTTCGCCGATGTGGTCGTATTGGCTCGCGAATTGAACTTAAAGCAGGTGCATGAGATTTATCAGGAGATCGTGAAGCAGCAGATCAAGGGCCCGAAAGGGGAATTGATCCGCATAGAGATGTTCGCTCACGGGGCTTTGTGCATGGCCGTGTCCGGTAAATGCTATTTGAGTTTGCATGAGATGAACGCTTCCGCCAACCGGGGGGCTTGCATGCAAATTTGTCGTCGTGCCTATACGGTGCATGATAAGGATAGCCAGATCGAGCTGGATGTGGAGAATCAGTATATCATGTCGCCGAAGGACTTGAAGACGATTCATTTCATGAATAAGATGATGGATGCCGGCGTACGTGTGTTCAAGCTGGAGGGGCGTGCCCGCGGGCCGGAGTATGTGCGTCTCGTGACCGAATGTTATAAAGAGGCGGTCAAGGCTTATTGCGAAGGTACCTTCGATGAGGAAAAGATAGCGGTTTGGGACGAGCGTCTGCGCAGGGTCTTTAATCGCGGTTTCTGGGATGGCTACTATCTGGGACAACGATTGGGTGAATGGAGCAGTAAATATGGCTCCGGTGCTACCCGTAAGAAAGTGTACGTGGCACGGGGTATCAAATACTTCAGCGGAATCGGTGTCGCCGAGTTTGAGATGGAGTCCGGTTCCTTGAGAGTAGGCGATGAGATCTTGGTAACGGGTCCCACGACCGGAGCCGTTATGCAGACCGTCGATGAGATCCGGGTAGACCTGAAACCGGTGGAGGAGACCGTGAAAGGGGAACGCTTCTCGATAAAGATGTCCGAGAAGATCCGCCCGTCCGATCGTCTTTATAAAATGGAGAAAGTACAAATCGAAAAAGAACTACGATAATGAAGGAATATATTTTTAAACTGACAGACAAGGTTCGCGATTACGAGTGCGATTTGCAAGGCGTGGTGAATAACTCCAATTACCAGCATTATATGGAGCATACCCGGCATGAGTTTCTAGAGTCGTTGGGTGAGAACTTCGGCGCCATGCATGAGAAGGGCATCGATGCTTTTGTGGCCCGTGTGGATATCCAGTTCAAGAACTCCTTGCGGAGCGGCGATCGGTATACTTCTTGCCTGAATGTATATAAGAAAGGGGTGAAACTGGTGTTCGAGCAAGATATTTACCGGGAATCCGATGGGGCGCTGGCTACTAAAGGAGTCGTGGAATCCGTTGTCGTAGAGAATGGCAAATTAACCAGAGGAGAATATTTCGATGAGATGCTAAAGCGAATAGAATCAAAACAAGCATAAATGACAGACAAACAGATTTACCAAATTGGCCTTACTATGATTAATGGGGTGGGAGATATCCTAGCCCGCCATCTTCTGGAAGCGTTGGGGGATGCGGAGGCCGTGTTTACGGAAAAGCGCCAGTCGCTAGAGAAGATACCGGGTATCGGCGATTCGATTATCACCGAGATTAAGCGGGCGGATGTGCTTTTACGGGCAGAGAAAGAATTGGCTTTTGCCCAAAAGAACGGTATCTCTATCTATTTCTTGAAAGATATGAATTATCCGGAACGTCTGCGGGAATGCCCGGACGCTCCGGTTTTATTTTATTTCAAGGGGAACGCGGATTTAAACGCCGCCCATATCATCAGCGTTGTGGGTACTCGTAGGGCCTCCACTTATGGACAGGAAGTGACCGAGCGTTTATTGCGGGATTTGTCCGTGATTTTCCCGGATCTATTGGTCGTTAGCGGACTCGCATATGGCATCGATATTTGCGCTCATCGGAATGCGTTGAAGAACCAATTGCCCACGGTGGGCGTATTGGCGCATGGTTTGGATCGTATCTATCCTCCCGTGCATCGCTCTACGGCGGTCGAGATGTTGGAGCGGGGAGGTTTATTGACCGACTTTCCTAGCGGGACGAATCCGGATCGGCAGAACTTTATCCGGCGAAACCGGATCGTAGCCGGTCTGGCGGATGCCACGATCGTTATTGAATCGGCGGAGAAAGGAGGCTCTTTGATCACGGCGGATATCGCTTTCTCGTATGGCCGGGATGTCTATGCCTTTCCGGGCCGGGTAACGGATATCAACTCTAAAGGATGTAATGGCTTAATCCGGCAGAATAAAGGAGGCTTGATCACTTGCGCTGACGATTTAATCATGGCGATGCGTTGGGATGTCGCTCAAAAGACAGATGCGTTACCGGTCCAAACCCAATTATTATTTCCTGAGAACGAGGAGAGTGAACGGATCTTGTCGTTCTTGGAAATGCGAAAGGAATCTCATATCAATGAATTGTCCGTAGCCTTGAATCTTCCGGTACATCAATTATCTTCTCTGCTCTTTGAGTTG from Parabacteroides distasonis ATCC 8503 includes these protein-coding regions:
- the dusB gene encoding tRNA dihydrouridine synthase DusB, coding for MKIGSIDLGERPVFLAPMEDVTDISFRLMCKRFGADMVYTEFVSSDALIRSVNKTQQKLNVSDDERPVAIQIYGKDVASMVEAARICEEARPDILDINFGCPVKKVAGKGAGAGMLRNIPLMLEITREVVKAVNIPVTVKTRLGWDADNRVIVDLAEQLQDCGIAALSIHGRTRAQMYTGEADWTLIRAVKNNPRMQIPIIGNGDVTSAEICKQRFEDYGVDAVMIGRASIGRPWIFREVKHYLTTGELLPQEPFSWYLDILKKQVEQSVERLDERRGILHIRRHLAATPLFKGITDFKQTRIAMLRAETVNELFEIMNNIPKKYGISE
- a CDS encoding DNA-directed RNA polymerase subunit alpha C-terminal domain-containing protein translates to MPELITIEEAARITGFPSEDIQYWAKSHKITSYSVTRDSRLVDLANLREFISHIEHLGIQKLYLQLIIEDKKEEADEIIAQHDDFLFCLRSLKNISPLLKQITAELATFIHDKQDRYIFTEITSGTKMQDVAKRCDISYDRLCYRYKNIVLRLQESTGFLAEYKKTIKYQDLEIERLRLENRNMEYELKSLYKKALESGLYIESPRSLVSIPQSAAKRICQPITNLTLSPYIRKCLAKLEIETIEDLLRYAKKKGLDSLLDMPGFGTLGLDQLKFQLEKHKILNKAGQSELYQYIINDPDY
- a CDS encoding peptidase U32 family protein, which encodes MKKKDFEIMAPVGSYESLMAAIQGGADSIYFGIEGLNMRSRSSNNFTTEDLRKIVAICGEHGIKSYLTVNTVIYGEDLPLMREIIDAAKDAGVSAIIAADVAAMSYANSIGQEVHLSTQLNISNVEALKFYARFADVVVLARELNLKQVHEIYQEIVKQQIKGPKGELIRIEMFAHGALCMAVSGKCYLSLHEMNASANRGACMQICRRAYTVHDKDSQIELDVENQYIMSPKDLKTIHFMNKMMDAGVRVFKLEGRARGPEYVRLVTECYKEAVKAYCEGTFDEEKIAVWDERLRRVFNRGFWDGYYLGQRLGEWSSKYGSGATRKKVYVARGIKYFSGIGVAEFEMESGSLRVGDEILVTGPTTGAVMQTVDEIRVDLKPVEETVKGERFSIKMSEKIRPSDRLYKMEKVQIEKELR
- a CDS encoding acyl-CoA thioesterase codes for the protein MKEYIFKLTDKVRDYECDLQGVVNNSNYQHYMEHTRHEFLESLGENFGAMHEKGIDAFVARVDIQFKNSLRSGDRYTSCLNVYKKGVKLVFEQDIYRESDGALATKGVVESVVVENGKLTRGEYFDEMLKRIESKQA
- the dprA gene encoding DNA-processing protein DprA, with amino-acid sequence MTDKQIYQIGLTMINGVGDILARHLLEALGDAEAVFTEKRQSLEKIPGIGDSIITEIKRADVLLRAEKELAFAQKNGISIYFLKDMNYPERLRECPDAPVLFYFKGNADLNAAHIISVVGTRRASTYGQEVTERLLRDLSVIFPDLLVVSGLAYGIDICAHRNALKNQLPTVGVLAHGLDRIYPPVHRSTAVEMLERGGLLTDFPSGTNPDRQNFIRRNRIVAGLADATIVIESAEKGGSLITADIAFSYGRDVYAFPGRVTDINSKGCNGLIRQNKGGLITCADDLIMAMRWDVAQKTDALPVQTQLLFPENEESERILSFLEMRKESHINELSVALNLPVHQLSSLLFELELDGKIKSMPGSIYKRMKPL